Within Gemmatimonadota bacterium, the genomic segment GTAAACACCCGGCTGTAAACTCGACGGCGGTACCGCGGGACTCTTGACGAAGAGCGAAGACCGGTATACCAATCAAGTATCCCGTTGAATAGTCGAGTACTCGGATGGTCACTCCCGGCCGTCGTTACAAGGACTCCATCTACCAGCAGTTCGCCCGTATCGGCAAGGCAATGGCGAGTCCACGCCGACTCGAGCTGCTGGACCTGCTCTGCCAGGGCCCCCGCACCGTGGAGGCGCTGGCCCACTACTCGGGGCAGAGCCCGGCCAACACCTCGCAGCACCTCCAGGTCTTGCGCGCCGCTCGCCTCGTAGAGTCCGAGAAGGATGGTCTGTACGTGACCTACCGTCTGGCCGGCGAGGAGGTCTGCGAGTTCTACCGCACGCTTCGCGAGCTCGCGGAGTTGCGCTTGGCCGAGGTGGAGCGCGTGACGCGCGAGTTCCTCGATCAGCGGGAGGCGATGGAGCCGGTCGATCGAGCGGCCCTGGTCGAGCGGGCGCGCTCGGGCGAGGTGACCGTTCTCGACGTGCGCCCTCGCGAAGAATACCGCGCCGGCCACATCCCTGGTTCCCTGTCCGTGCCTCTCGCGGAGCTGAAGGATCGCCTGGGCGAGCTGCCAAGGAATCGCGACATCGTTGCGTACTGCCGTGGTCCGTACTGCGTCCTGGCCGTCGAAGCGGTCGAGACGTTGCGCGCGCACGGCTTCTCCGCTGTTCGGCTGGAAGACGGTGTCCCGGAGTGGAGAGCGCGAGGGTTCGAGGTGGCCTTTGGGGAGAAGGTACGGTAGGCGCATAGAACGGTCGGAGAGAACGGCATATGGGCAAGACGCTGGTGATTCTGAACGATCCGCCGTACGGGACCGAACGGAGCTACAACGGGCTACGTCTTGCCGGCGAGCTCGCCAAGCGAGAGGGCGAGCAAGTTCGTGTGTTCCTCATAGGTGACGGCGTGTCGTGCGCCAATCGGGGGCAGACCGTCCCGAAGGGCTATTACAACATCGAGTCCATGCTGAAGGCGGTCAGCCTCCACAACGGCGAGATCGGCGTCTGTGGCTCTTGCATGGACGCGCGCGGGATCCTCGAGGACCACCTCGCGGCTGATTGTCGGCGCAGCACGATAGACGTAATGACCGATTGGACCCTATGGGCAGACCGCGTAGCGGTGTTCTGATGCTCGGCGTCGGCTCCGTCGATGATCTCGACCGCCCCGATTTATGACGCGTTTTCGATCGACCGGAAGCAACGGAGCCTATTATGGAGAGCCTCTATCCAGTTCTGAGAGTCCTGCACGTGTTGGCATTCGTCTTCATGTCGGTGCCATTGTTCAACCTCATAGTTGTCAACGAGCGCGCCCAGTTGGGGTCGTCGTTCAGCTATGACGCGGACCGGTACATGGAGAACATCATTCGGCGCGGGGCAACCCGCTGTTTCGCGTTTCAGGCAACGGTGCTGGTCACGGGTGTGCTGCTGCTCCTGGTAGGCCCGCTGGGCATCACGGCGCTGTGGAGCAGCTGGGTGCTGATGGCCAAGACGCTATTGCTCTTCGTCCTGATGGGACTGCTCTCGTTCGTGCATCTGCGCCTGCAGCCGAGTATCGACGGCATCCTGGCGGAGGCGCAGCCCGGTGCGCCCGTGCCTGACGATCTGCCGGCACGAGTGAAGCCGTTGAGGGCTTTGCGGAAACGACTGGCCACGGTCTGTCTGTTTCTCGTTATCGTGACGATCATCCTCGGGCTGCAAGTCTATGTAAGGTTCAGTGTGGGCCTGACCAGTGCTCTCATCGCGATCGCGGCGCTGTTCACCTGGCGAGTCAACAAATCGCTCGTTCGTTTCGGCTGGGTTTGACCGGTTCCTGAAGCCGGAGGCCGAGTGCTCTGGCCAAGCCTCCGACCGGCAGACTAACCTCGTCAGGCCGAACGCGACGAATCGTAAAGGCGAGGTAAGCCATGAGGAGCAAGCCCGGCAGGATTCTCAGGGAAGGGCTGATCGGAGGCGTGGTCGCTTACGCCGCTGTGGTCCTCGTCTTCGCCGTCCTGAACGCGGTCCAGGGCCGGTCGATCTTCCACACGGCCGCCGCCATGGGCGCCGTCTTCTTCTACGGAGCGGATGCCTCCAGCAGGTTCGTGGTCGAAGCGGGACCCGTCCTGGCGTACAACGGCGTGCACCTACTCGGCTCGATCGCCGTCGCGACCGTCGCCGCGTTCCAGGTTTTCGAGACCGAGCGGCACGTGTCCTTCTGGTACTTCCCGTTCACCGTGCTCGTCGCCGCCATCCTGTACTCGATCACCGTGTTCGGGGTGTTCGGCGTCGAGATCGGAGGCGTGCTGGATTGGTCCACCGTGAACATCGGGACGGCGGTATGGGTCGGCTCCATGACCGGCTACTTCGTGTGGGTCCACCGTGGTCTGATGCGACGAATCCGGGAGGACGCGGAGACGGGCGCATAGATCGAGAACAGTGACGACCCTGGCCTGGATCGTCGCCGCCGGCGTCGCCATGAGCGCTATCGCGCTGGTGGGGAGCGTCACGCTCCTGTTGAAGGAGGCGACGCTCGACAAGATCCTGCTGCCGCTGGTGGCTTTCGCGGCGGGATCGCTCTTGGGCGGCGCCTTCTTCCACATGCTTCCCGCGGCCATGGAGGGCCCCGCGTTTCGCATCTCGGCTTTTGTATGGCTGCTGCTCGGGTTCTCGGTCTTTCTCGTGCTCGAGCAGTTCCTCCACTGGCATCACTGCCACCGCGCCGCCGCGCGGTGCCGCAAGCCGCTCACCTACCTGATCCTGATCGGAGACGCGCTCCACAACTTCATGGGCGGGCTGGCGGTGGCCGGGGCGTTCATCATCGACATCCGCCTCGGCATGGTCACATGGCTCGCGGCCGCGGCTCACGAAGTGCCCCAGGAGCTGGGCGACTTCGCGGTTCTGCTTCATGGGGGTTGGCCAAGGAGCAAGGCGCTGCTCTTCAACCTGTTTTCGGGGCTGACCTTCCTCGTCGGAGCTCTCCTTGCCTACGCCGCCTCATTCCAGATGGATGTGGCCTTCTTGCTCCCGTTCGCGGCCGGGAACTTCCTCTACATCGCCGCCTCGGACCTGGTGCCGGAGGTGAACAAGGACCATGGAGTGAGCAGGAACATCTACCACACCCTCGCCTTCCTGTCGGGGTTGGCGCTTCTCTATGGTCTGAGGTTGGCGTTCGCCTAAGAGCGGGGAGGGGCGTTGAAAGGGGGCCGAACACCATCGCTCCGATTGTCTCTTGAGGCGCCCTCAGTACTGCGGGTCGTACATCGCGGCTGCGATGCTCCCCCGCAGATCCTCCGGACGCTCCAGCCCCGCAACGCCGTCCGCGTAGGCCTGCTCCGCCACCGCGCAGGCGATGTTCAGCGAGATGTCCCGGATCTCGTTCAACGGAGGGTAGATCGAGCCCTGCTCCAACTGGGCCTCGCTGACCTGAGCCGCGAGCGACCGTGCGGCGGCAAGAAACATCGCGTCCGTCACCGTCCGTGCCTGGCAGCTCACCGCCCCGAGCCCGACACCGGGGAAGATGTAGGCGTTGTTGCCCTGCCCGGGCCGGAATAGCCGCCCGCCGACCTCCACCGGCCCGAAAGGGCTCCCGCTCGCGAAGATCGCGCGGCCGCCGGTCCAGGTGTAGACCTGCTCGGCGGTGGCTTCGGCTTTCGAGGTGGGATTCGAGAGGGCGAAGATCGTGGGCCGCTCGTTGATGTCGGCCATGGCCTCGACGATCTCACGGGTGAACGTGCCCGGAGCACCGGTCGCGCCGACCAGCGCGTGCGGCTCGAGGGAGCGGATCGCGTCGAGCAGGTCCATGGCCTGGCCGTCGCGGGCGAATCGCTCCTTGTGCGCCGCGATATGCTGCCGCGACCGCACGAGCAGCCCCTTGGAATCAACGAACGATATCCGGTCCATGGCCTGCTCCCGGTCCAAGCCGGCTTCCACCAGGGCTCCCACCAGAAGGTCGCCGATGCCCGTCGACGCGGCGCCGGCGCCGAGGAACATGACCCGCAGGTCCTCGAGCTCGATACCCGAGATCCGGGTGGACGCGAGAAGCCCGGCCAGCCCCACCGCCGCCGTCCCCTGGATGTCGTCGTTGAAACAGAGAACGCTGTCGCGGTAGCGGTCGAGCAGACGGTACGCGTTCGGCGTGAGGAAATCCTCGAACTGGATCAGCACGCCGGGCCACTTCTCGTTCAGCGACTCGACCAACTCGTCGACCAGGGCGAGGTACTCCTCGCCTCCCACGCGCGGAGACGGCACCCCCAGGTAGAGGGGGTCCGCCCTCAGATCCTCGTTGTCTGTGCCCACGTCCAGCATGATCGGCAGGCAGTGCTGCGGGGCGATTCCGGCGCACGCCGTGTACAGCGCCAGCTTGCCGATCGGAATCCCCATCCCGTTCGCGCCCAGGTCGCCCAGGCCCAGGATGCGCTGCCCGTCCGTGACCACTACGGTCCGCACGTCGGGCTCGGGCCAGTTGTCCAGCGTCTGGCGGACCTCTCCGCGCTCCGAGGCGGTGACGTAGAATCCCCTCGGCCGGCGGAAGATGTGGGCGAACTCCTTGCACGCCTGGCCGACGGTCGGCGTGTACACGAGCGGCATCAGCTCGTCGATGTCGTCGATCAGGGTGCGGTAGAAGAGTCGCTCGTTTCGGTCCTGGAGCGCCCGCAGCGCGATGTACCTCTCGATGTCGTATTCCTTCCTGCGCACGCCCTCCAGCACCCGCTGCTGCTGCTGAGAGAGCGTATTTACGTGCGGCGGCAGAAGCCCCCGCAGCCCCAGGCTCAGGCGCTCCTCGTCCGTGAAGGCCGTTCCCTTGTTCGTGGCGGGGTGGAACAGCAGGTCGGCCCCGCGTTCGTGCGGGCCCGACTGCGGCGGGTGGGGATTGGCATCAGGCATCAGCGTGGACCTCGTCAGAGAGGAGTGGCGCCGCTCACCTGGGAGTCAGGAGAGGAGCCACCAGGGGCTCGCCTGGCGGTGACGGTGATCGACGCAAAGCCCACGCCTTCCGCCTACTCCCTCAACCGCACCAGCGAAGCCAGCTCGCCGTACCTGGGATGCTCGCGGTACGGGGCGAAGGCGGCGTGCGACGAGAGATAGATCAGGCCCTGGAACGGAGTATCCGCTCCGTGCTCCAGGATCGCGATCCCCTGGTCGAGTGCCCCGAGTTGTCCATACAGGGCCACGAGCAGCGTGGCCGCCACACCCGACACCGCCCTGGGTTCCGCGTCGAGCGCCGCTACGGCCGCCTCCTTCGAGGCTTCTCCGGCCAGCGCGCGCACGGCGAGCGACAGCCCGCCTCCGTTCAGCCCGAACGCTTCCGAGAGACCGCGTGCGAGCTCATCGGCCCTATCGTACCTCCCGGTCATCAAAGCGGCGTAGAGGAGCCAGTACTCCGCGATCAGGTAGCCGGGATCGTCTGCGAGATACGCCTCCAGGATCTCCACGGAGTCCTCGTGCCGGCCCGCTAGCTGGAGCGCCTGGCCGTAGTCGGCGCGCGTGACGCCGGACAGCGGGTCGAGCGCCATCGCCGAGGCGAAACGCTCGCTCGATTCCTCGAAGCGACCGGTGTGCGCCAGCAGCTCGCCTAGCCAGTGCAGGGCGGTCGCGTATTCGGGATCGATGGCCAGCGCGCGCTCGATCCGCTCGATGCCCGCCATGTAGTCGTAGGACATCCACGCGGTGCCGTACCCGAGAGCCGTGTGCGCCTCGACCATGAGGCTGTCGAGTTGCAGGGCCCGCTGCGCCGTCTGCTGGAGCCGCGAGAAGGCGGTCCTGGTCGAGACGGAGGTGTAGCCGGAGAGGACGACGTAGGTCTCGGCGAGGGCGGCCCACGCCGGAGCGTAGAGCGAGTCCAGCGCAATCGCCGCCTCGAACAACTCGACCGCGCGCAGAAGGTCGGCGCCCGTGCGGCGGGTCCATGCCTGCTTGCCGAGCAGGTAGAGGTCGTGCGCCTCCAGGCTGGTCGAGTAGTCCGGCAGCTCCCAGTCGGTAGCGAGCAGCACGGGGTCGAGCGGCAGCGCGTCCACCACCGAGCGGGCGATCTCCTCCTGGACCGCGAACACATCCGCGGCCGGACGTCGGTAGGTGTCGGACCAGACCTCGAAGCCGTCCCTGGCGTCGATTAGACCCACCGCGACGCGCAGGCTGTCGCCCTGGCGCCGAACCGAACCCGTCAGCAGATGCCGGACCCTGAGCACGCGGGCGATGGAGTCGGTCGTCGCCGGCGAGTCCTTGAACGCGAACGAGGACGTTCGGGCCGATATCCTCAGGCCAGGCACGCGCGACAGCGCTCCCATCAACTCTTCGGTCAAGCCGTCCGAGAAGTACTCCTGGTCGGGGTCTCCGCTCCTGTTCAGAAGGGGCAGCACGGCCAGGGAGTTCATCAGGATGCCGTCGAACGCCGCCAGCCGCACCGACGCCGCCGGGTCCAGAACGGGGGAGGCACCTTCGTCCGCCGTCAACGCTCGGAGCGCGAGCAGGCCGACCGCGGCGACGCCGGTGAGGAGCGCGAGCTCGACCGCGCCGACTCGCTGCTGCCCCTTCTCGCCGTGGTACCAAGCGAGGATCACGACCACCGGGAGGCCGGTCGCCACGGCCACCGTGACGGCCCGCATGATGACCGCGGGCCACGCGAAGTTCTCGGCGACCTGGCTGAGGACCTCGTAGGCCACCCAGCCGCCGGCCAGGTAGCCCAGCGACCACTGCCCGATCTTTCGCTTGCGGAACTTGTCCAGCCAAAGCGCCATGGGCGCCCCCCCCGGCCTATCTCTCGGCTTCCACCAGCGACTGCAGCCGGTGCCGCGCCGCGTCCACGCGCGGCTGCAGCTCCGGGTCGGCGTCCTTCCAGAGGTCGATGAACTCGGCGAGGGCGGCGCGCGCGGCGTCCCGGTCGCCGGCCGCCAGGTGCAGTCCCGCGAGGCGCTCGAGCGTGATGGCGCGGGCCACCGCGTCGCCCCTGATGCGGAAGGGGTCGGGAGTGCGCAGGTAGGACTCATAGGCGACGCGCGCGGAGTCCGGCCGGCCCAGCGCCTCGTGCGCGCGTCCGATGTCCACGAGTCCGCACCGCGGACACTGCTCGACGTATTCCCTCGCCTCCTGGAAGCTCTCCAGGGCGGCCTCGTACTCGCCGCGCGCGAACGCGATCTCCCCGCGCGCGTTGGCCCACTCGTCTCTGTCCCGGCGTCTGTACCTCTCCGAAGCGCGGTCGAGCCAGCTCTCGAGAACCCGCTCGGCGTCGTCGGTCGCGCCCGCGAGTGCGAGCGCCGGTGCGACGTCCAACTCCCAGGCCCAGGAGGCCGGGATCGAGTCGAGGAAGCCGGCCGCGAGCGACGCACGAAGGGCATCGACCTCTTCCGCAACGGGCAGCTCGAGCCACGCGCGCCGGCGGAGCCGGAACAGCTCGTCGCCGAGCCTGATCTGCACCGGGTTGAGGCCGGCGGCTCGATCGGCCTCCTGGTTGAGGCGGAAGGCCTCCGCAAGTCGCCCCTGAAGACTCGCGATGTTCCCTAGCCGGGACAGCGAACCCGCCTCGTAAACGGTCCCCGAGCTGGACTCCCGGAGTCTCAGCCATCCGCGAGAAGCGGCCTCGTAGTCGCCTGTCATGGCGGCGAGATATGCGCGTATGTTGGCCGTGTAGAGCGAGTCCGAGGGGAACCTGGCGGCGTACGCGTCCAACTCCGCGGCGGCGGCTTCGACGTTCCCCTCGTAGGCCGACAGCTGCCATCGGATGTCGGACCCCAGGGCCCACGCCGACCCCACCGCGAGGACGCGGTCGAGCGCCTCGCGCGCCCGGGGCAGCTCCATCCGCTCCAGGCGGTAGTAGAAGAGGTTCAGCAAGCCCTCGCGGTCGTCCGGATACTCGGCGAGCAGGCGCTGGAGCGCGGCGTACCGCGCGTCCCTGTCGAACTCCACATCATCCTGGTACCACACTTCCGCGAGCAGCCGCTCGCGGGGGCTCAGGCGCTCTGCGTGCCGGCGTGCGCGCTCCAGGGCGTCGGTCGCGCGGTCGTCGTCCACGTCCTGGAAGAAATGCAGCCGCCCCAACTGGATCCAGGCCATCGCGAAGGCGCTGTCCGCGGCGACGGCTTCCTCCAGTAGCGCGGTCGCCCGGGTGGACTCCGGCGCGTCCTGGAGGATGCGGACGGCGCTGGAGTAGCGCTGCAGCGCGGGCAGCGAGCGGGTGGTGACGCGCTCCAGCGGGGGGCTGCCGCGGACCGAGGACAGCGACTCGCCGATCTTGGCGCGCATGTCGGCGGACAGTTGGTCCACCGCGTCGACCAGCTCCGTCGAGTCACCGGCGGTGGCCCGGAAGGACGCGAGCGAGCCCCCTCCGCCGGGCGCCACGATGCGCGCCGAGATGACGACCGATCCTCCGGCGCGTAGTAGCTCCCCGGCGAGCACCGCCGGGATGCCTTCGCGCAGCGCGACCTCGTTGGCGACGTTCGCGTCGATCCTCGTGGCCTCGTCCCTCTGCATGCGCGCGAGCGCGTCGCGGACCACTCGCGGCTCCACCAGGCGCACGACCCGGGACTGCTCCAGATCTATACGCAGCGCCTCCGTCACCATCTCCGCGATGGCCGAATCCGCGGGCGGGCCGTCGAAGTCGGCCAGGATGATGCGCGCGTCCTCGGCCAGCGCCCCCTGCGCGAACAGCGTGGCGGCGGGGCCGATGCCCACCAGCCGGCTGGCCATGAAGAGCGCGACGACGATGCCCAGCAGCGCGAACGCGCCGAGCCCGCTCAGGATCGCGTTCCGCCACGTCAGATGCCGCGACAGCGACCTCGGCGAGGACTCGGGCGCGGGCGGCTGACCCGCGGCCGCCGGCGGGGCGGGCGCCGCTTGGGCCGTCGCGCCGCCCGCTTGGGCAGCCGGTGTTGGCGGCTCGTCGGTCGCCGGAGAGCCTTCCTGGAGGAACGCCGTCGCGAGCACGATCGGCAGGCCCACCAGCAACAGGATCAGCGCGGTGGGCGCTACCCAGTCGGGCAGCCCCAGGCCCTCGGCCAGGTCCAGCGCGACCTGGTAGACGATCCACGAGCCGGTGGCGTAGATGAGCAGAACCTGCCACAGAGAACGCCGGTGGAGCTCGCGAAGGAGCCGCTTCACGATGCCACCTAGGGAAGCCCCAGCAGGCCCACGAGGAAGTCCTGGGTGCGCGGAATGCTGCCGTCCATCGTGAGCGGGTTGTGGCCGCCGTTAGGGTACAGGAACGCCTCGAACTCCGGCGCCATCCGGCCCAGGCCGCTCATCGTCCGAATGAGGCTCTCCGCCTGGCTGACCTCCACGACCATGTCCGCCTCCCCGTGGTGCACCTGCGCGTCCGGCAGCCGGTCGGCGAACAGCACCGCGGACCGGCGCACGAGCTCGCCCCTGACCGCGGGGATCGTGGTGGCGCCCAGCCGCAGCGGGGTGATGAACTCGCCGTCCAGGAACTCCAGCCCGGGCAGGTTGCGCAGGGTGCCCAACAGCGCCTCCTCCGTGACGTCCTGGACGAACTCGCCGAAGAAATCGGTGGGCCCGAAGAACTCCACGACGCCGTC encodes:
- a CDS encoding metalloregulator ArsR/SmtB family transcription factor; this encodes MVTPGRRYKDSIYQQFARIGKAMASPRRLELLDLLCQGPRTVEALAHYSGQSPANTSQHLQVLRAARLVESEKDGLYVTYRLAGEEVCEFYRTLRELAELRLAEVERVTREFLDQREAMEPVDRAALVERARSGEVTVLDVRPREEYRAGHIPGSLSVPLAELKDRLGELPRNRDIVAYCRGPYCVLAVEAVETLRAHGFSAVRLEDGVPEWRARGFEVAFGEKVR
- a CDS encoding DsrE family protein, which translates into the protein MGKTLVILNDPPYGTERSYNGLRLAGELAKREGEQVRVFLIGDGVSCANRGQTVPKGYYNIESMLKAVSLHNGEIGVCGSCMDARGILEDHLAADCRRSTIDVMTDWTLWADRVAVF
- a CDS encoding ZIP family metal transporter, coding for MTTLAWIVAAGVAMSAIALVGSVTLLLKEATLDKILLPLVAFAAGSLLGGAFFHMLPAAMEGPAFRISAFVWLLLGFSVFLVLEQFLHWHHCHRAAARCRKPLTYLILIGDALHNFMGGLAVAGAFIIDIRLGMVTWLAAAAHEVPQELGDFAVLLHGGWPRSKALLFNLFSGLTFLVGALLAYAASFQMDVAFLLPFAAGNFLYIAASDLVPEVNKDHGVSRNIYHTLAFLSGLALLYGLRLAFA
- a CDS encoding NAD-dependent malic enzyme, which encodes MPDANPHPPQSGPHERGADLLFHPATNKGTAFTDEERLSLGLRGLLPPHVNTLSQQQQRVLEGVRRKEYDIERYIALRALQDRNERLFYRTLIDDIDELMPLVYTPTVGQACKEFAHIFRRPRGFYVTASERGEVRQTLDNWPEPDVRTVVVTDGQRILGLGDLGANGMGIPIGKLALYTACAGIAPQHCLPIMLDVGTDNEDLRADPLYLGVPSPRVGGEEYLALVDELVESLNEKWPGVLIQFEDFLTPNAYRLLDRYRDSVLCFNDDIQGTAAVGLAGLLASTRISGIELEDLRVMFLGAGAASTGIGDLLVGALVEAGLDREQAMDRISFVDSKGLLVRSRQHIAAHKERFARDGQAMDLLDAIRSLEPHALVGATGAPGTFTREIVEAMADINERPTIFALSNPTSKAEATAEQVYTWTGGRAIFASGSPFGPVEVGGRLFRPGQGNNAYIFPGVGLGAVSCQARTVTDAMFLAAARSLAAQVSEAQLEQGSIYPPLNEIRDISLNIACAVAEQAYADGVAGLERPEDLRGSIAAAMYDPQY